CGATCTCTGTTAAGAGTAGCACCAGGTTTGGACACTATTTTCCGCAGTCAACCAGCTGATTACTCACCTCACACCGACCATGTCAAATGTTCTATGACACCCTCTCTAGCTTATCCTATGTCTGCCATTAGAAATGCTATCACTGATGAACGTTTGGGGGAATCTGCCTACTCGTCAGCGTTCACTGGGCCTTTGTATTGAGACCGCACCTTCTCTCCATCCCGCCACTGCCAGTAGTAGCGATTGTCGTTGATCTCTTTGACCGTGATCGTGGCCTTTGACGGAACGTCGTCCGGGAGGTCGTCAGGTCGTTCCTCGCTCTTGTCCTCATCCGATTCTTCGGCAAGGCGGGGACTCTCGTTCTTTGTGTTCAGCCAACTCTTCGGCGTAGCGGGCAGCGTGTCGGAGGCATTCTGGACCGCACTCATTGAGGGTGTCAACCAGATCCGTCGGGAGGTCTGCTGGTGGGGTCGGTGGCTCGTAGGACATCGGCTGTCACCTCGTGTTAACCAACACGGTAGCCGAATCCATGATCGTGTTGGTTAATCTATTATCCACTCGGTGAGTGATCATGATGAGTAACCAGCAGCCTTTGTCAGACCTCGAGGTCCGCGACGCACTCCAGTTGGTGCCGGCGGCTGGACTCGACGAAGCGAAACACGAGACGGTCACAGACATGTCGACGATGCACAAACACGCCAACGGCCAACCCAGTAACTGGACGGTCTACCGAAAGTACCACAAAAAACTCCGGCGACATGACGGCTGGTACGGTTTTGTCGTCTACTGACCACATGGGCGATCGGGACTGACAACCCTCCAGGACAAGATGGCTCGCTCGAGCGGTTTACCATTGCTCCGGTGGCATGGAGGTGGTGATCACCGCGGGACCGAACAGGCGAAAATACCGATCAATACTATCTTCTGAATAAGCAATTCTATTTCGCGTTAATCACTGATTTCCTATAATGATAGATTTCTTCATGAAAACTGTTCATACCCGGTTGTCTGACGCACGTCATTAGAGAAACATCTGGTTTTATATGTTGGTTTCTGGCAACGGTGATTGTGCAGACTATTCAATCACTTAGTCTGAAGATTGTAGAGAAAATCGCCAAACGTGAAGGAGTTCAACCGGTAGAACTCAAACCACCAATTCACTACGCGATTGACACGGACGCACTTGACTCGCTCTATCAATCGAGTGACTCTGAGAAGGGTCCGTCCAAAGTTGAATTCCGATACAAAGGCTATACAGTAACAGTCGATAGGGTAGGTGATGTGGATGTCGAGAAACACGCAGCGGCCTTGGAACCTAATAAAACAGTAGCGTGAGTCGCTCTGCGTCTTAGGACTGAATTTTGATCTATTACTAGTCGATATCAACGACTGCCTCAGTGGTAACCTTGAGAGTCATTACTCGCGTCAATAACGTCTCGACGATCTCCCGACACTGCTCGAGCATTGAGGTCGTCGCTCTCGAGAATCTAGCGGGACGACGGTTCTGGTACAACGCGTACCTGAGGGCGACCAAACAGCTTACAGAACGAATCGACGAAGTGATCGGGTATCAGGGAAGCGCGAGTGCGGCTGCCGTCGAGAAAAACTACCCAGCGAAGACCGCCGCCGTGACATCATGCGAGAGAACCTCAGTAATCCCTTCGATGAGATAGACTAGCGTCCAGCCTAGGAGTGTCGCCAAGGCGACAGCGCCAAAAAATTACAACGCCCCACCCCCACCTCCGCACAGCAGATCTCCAGTTGAAGCACACGAAATGGGGGTCCTTCGGTCTACTAACTCTGTATTAGAAAAACCAGATGTAGTCCATGCGCTATTGTTGTATACTGTTATTCTTCAGTCTCGTTTTAGTTGATAAGACGGCATATTAGTTCCGGGTACCAACCAATATTCAACTCATATTTTGTCGGTGGATTAGACTCCTCACAGTCAGATGAATCCCCTTTTGACTGAAATTCGTCTAATCCGCTTCCATAGAACGTAGCCGAATGTATACCCAGTAATAGTACCGACTTTTGGCGATTTGCAGGGACTCCATCACCGCCTGTTACAGGATCAAGACCTGACATTACAATTGGACTTCCACTTGTACCTGGATGCATTCGTGCATCTGTTAGAAAATAGGGACTTCCATTAAATAGAGTACCATATGCGCTTGCAATGACGGCATTTCGTCGAATTGGATACCAAGTTGATTTATCGACAAGATCGCCAGGGTAGCCGACAATATGAACATCATTACTTATCAAATAGTTCTTATGGACAATACACTCTGGAGTGAACGCAATACTCCCCGATTGATGAGATTTATCTTCTAAATCATCTATCGTGCTTAATTTGGGGTGGATCGGAAGGACTGCGATATCTATTTCTTCGCCATTGGGACCGGTATCAAACTGAAACCATTTCCGTTCACCATTCTCGTATAGTGATATTGTATGTGAGTTGCTATTTCTGAAATTGGATCTATCCCGTAATCGTATTCCAATTTCCGTAGGTTTATTTTCTAATTCAGGACATAATACATGCTTATTAGTTACTAAATAGGTATGGCCATTTTGATTGAAGAAAAAACCACTGCCTCCGCCATTGGCATCGATATAACGAATTGGCGTTGTGGTAAGGTACTCTATGCTTATCGGCGGCTTTTCAAAATCAAGTCTCATTGTACAAGAGATACTATTCCAGACATATAGCTTTTAACTGGAGCAAAATCAACGACATCGGTATTTGGTCCTGCTACAAAAGAACTCCAATTCGGGCGCCTATGCCGCTGGGGCGGCGGGGTAAAACGGCCGGGGGCATATCGCCCCCGGCCTACCGCACGAATCCGGATTAGGCTGTAGAACATTTGTTCGCTGTCCAAACGGGGAGTAGAGACGGTCGGACAGGTGGCAGGTTACGCTGCCAGATTGACGTAGGTCTCTCCTGAAAATAGCCCATGATTCACGCGTTAGCTCTCAACTATCCAACATTCACCCTAGTGAAAGTGAAAGAGGCAGCTCTGGAGTGTTTCCAAGGGGACAGCACAAAAAATTACAGCGCTCCACCCCCGCCTCCGCACTGTGGATCTCCAGTCGAAGCAATCGAAACGCACCCTATGCCGGAATCTTTTCAAATATGTAAATAGATGTGAATCATATCATGGGGGGGGGCAAGAGGACCAGATTTTCGATCATCCGGTACGGAAGAAACAGGAGCAACTAAATGAGTTGTTTGGAGATGGAACACTCCTATCCTTCCGGAACGAATGTTGCGACATCTACGAACGGCATATGGATAACTCAGATGCCACGTCAGAAGACAAGCGTCAATGGACAATCGCCGGGCGTTACGGCCTAGACGAGACGCGAAATCTCTATATTTCGATTGACAGGGGACTTAACGTCATCAATATCGCCAATATCTTTGTTTCAGGATGGATTGTGATGGGATTTGTTCAATTTTTTCAATGGATTGGAGTCCCTTCGATGACAGACTATATTATCTCAATAACACTTGGGTTATTGTTCTACTCACTTGATGCAGGCCTATTGATTGCAAAAGCACTTGTGACAGAGATATCATATTCAAAAAGTGATTTCTCTCCGCGTTTGCCTCCAGAGAAGTTGTATTTTATGGCATCGTGGAATAAAGCAGTAACTCAATCAAACACTACATTAATTGGTCTCGTTATTTATGGTCTGATAACCTCCCCAGGCTCAATGAGTTACGAAATCGGCTTAGATTTTGTCGAAAGATGGGTCAAATGGCGGTATGCTCCTAAGGGGACAGGGTAATTGCGCGGCGCGCAGAGCGCGCGTCGCGCTAGGAAAATGGACTGGCCGATACTGGAATCATAGAGGCCCTATCTACTGGTAGCCTGAGACTGGGACCTCAATAATCCTTCTTGTCGAGTTCACTTAGGAGGCCGCTCTGACGGCCAGTAGTCTTAATGACCCTTGCTTGAATGATCCGCACGACAGGGGAGGAGTACTGTCGTTGCCGATAGATTCCGTTCGATCGAGACATCCAGCCGCTACTGATCGGAGATCGTTCTAGCGTCGCCCTATATAGTCGACACAGATCTTCGATTCACACCCATTCGATTGATACACCACCATCTGATGGGGAGCTCTGACGCCGGCTCACCCCCGGCGGCTTCTAAAGAATCGATTAGCTATCGCTGTATATCGCTAAGATGATAGCGTTAAAAATACAGCGCTCCTTTTCCGCCTCCGCGTAGCAGAAATCCAGTTCAGCTACCCGAAACGAAGGGGCGGAATCTCTTCCGATTATACCGTCATTCTTTCGGCACACCATTTTCACTGCCAGTCTCTATGGTATCGCCTTTTCCTTTGATTATCCCTTCATCCAATACCTCCGTATCATCTTCTTCAGTATTTCTGAAAAAATTCAGAATATCCTTAATCCAGAGACCGATCACTAAGCCAGTCATTATGTTGGTCATGTGAATCAATGTATCCTCTTCTGGTGCTTCAGTATTATCTGCCTCAGTGTTTCCGAAGATCTTTGAAAGATCCTCGATCCAGAAACTGATCACTAAGCCAGCTGTTATACCGGGAATGTAAATAAATATATCATATTCTGGAACTGGATAGTTGGATAGAAAGTATATTATTGTTGATATCAATGGAACTGTTATAAATAGGGGGATTATTTTATGTAACTTTCCAGAGAGATATTTTTTAATCGCTTCATATATTAACACAGCGCCAGCACCAACAATCGCGGTTGTTACAATTTCAAGTTGATTTTGACCAGGAGACGTAGCTGAGTTTGTTATTATATCAACGAAAATTAAGTAGAATCGCGGATTTGAAAAGAGAAAAATAGATGAAATGCCAATAGATATGTATAATTTGATAACTGTTGGATTGGTATCCCTAACCGAAGTCTTATTAGATAGCCAATTTGTCCAGAGAAAATGAGATAAGATATATCCTCCAAGTAAACTTAAGGACAATGGTCGGAGCAGATTATAGGAAAGATAGAGCCAAACATTCCGCGTTGTTCCCGCGTATGTGGTTAGAACAGTATAATAGAAAGCTAATATTACTAAGAATACACCAGAGAGAGGGAGAAAACCCTTCCTGGCTATTATACTCATCCAACTTATGAATGCATTCTGTTTCATGAATATCATTAGGTATGCTTGATAGTATATTGACTTCGTTTTAGTTAGAATCAAAAACCAACTATAATACGAATATGGGACCTTTCTTTCTTACAGTTGATCTCCCCTCTCGGGGTTGCACGTTGTCAGAATCCGATTCCCGAATATGCACACGAGCCGTGACTCGTCGTGTGCACGTCGTCAATTTAGGGATTCCAAAGTAAACGACCTGTCTGTGCCTCTTTAGGCGATCTGCCTACGTATCGATGTTGATCTCACTTGAAAAAGCTGGGTTCGTGTGTACGAATCGTCTCAGAGCTGCTGCTGAGGGTGACCAATCTCAGTACCGAACATATCAATGTCCGATCGGCGACTAGGGGAGTGCGGCGAGTGCGTCGCGAACCTGGGCAAGCGGCTGTTCGCGAACCTTGAGATCCGACAATGGCTGCTGGTTACTCATCGTGATCTCGCTCCTCGCAGGTGACATCGCGAAGCTCCTCAAGCAGCTCCGGGTGGTGTTCCTCGAGGACTTCGATATCCTTCGACAATTCCTCATCGATGCGCCGGCGAACACGAGATGTCGCCTGGTAGCGTCGCTGGTCTCCGTGCTCGCCGGCGATCTGCTCTCGCTCAGTCTCCGTGAGGAGCGCCCGAGTCTTCGACATACGACCCCGTTCGGCTGTGCTGGTTGTAATGTTTGCTCACCTCTGCCCGGGCAATACTTAGCGTATATTCTAGTAATTATCGAATAAGCTAATGTTAGAACAAATGCTAATCTTTATTTGGTTAGCAAATGTACTAAGTTCTGTGAAGCACGGGGTGGCCGGGAGAAACTCTCGGCCCGGTGTTGGAGCACCGGACCTGTGCTTCTGGAGAGAAGCAATGAGTGTTCAATCGCGAACCCACGAAACGGTTTCGGAAGTACAGACTACCGACCCACGCGCGGACTACATCCCCATCGGCATCGACAACGAGGGTGCACACCACGTCTACCGGACGACCGACGAGTCCGTTCACGTTATCGAGAACGGCGAGCGCGCCTTCCGCTACGACCTCGAGGACGTCGAGAAGACGATCGACGACTGGATCGACTACATCACCGACCGTCGCGGCGGTTTCGAAGTGCAGTACCTGTTCAAGACGATGGCTGACGCGATCGTCGGCGCTGTCGAGGTGGGCGACCAATGACGTTCGTCAACGATCACGAAGCTGTCCTAAAGCGTGCCGAGCAACTCGAGCGCAAAGGTGCTCGCGAGATGCGCCTGCAAGCGGAGGTCCGCGCCGTCGCCGGCTACGAACCGGGCGGCATCGAAGCGACCGACGGCTCGGAGATCATTATCGCCGGCGACGATACCCGAGCCCACACTCTCGAGACCGAGGACGGAATTCTTCTCGTCGATGCCGATGACGACCCACGTATCGCAACCGACGGCGGCTGTGACCAGTCCACCGAAACGGCCGTCGAATTTGTCTTCGAATATACGTCGATCACCGGCCGCCGTCGACGTGTGACGATCGTCCCCGATACCGGTGGTGAAGCCTGGCGGATCGAACACGAACGCCGTGCTGGCGAGTGGCGAGAAACTGGCCGTGAACCGATTACCGAGTTCGACCTCCACGTACGAGAACAACTCGAGGAACACGACGCCCGTGAGATCGACCCAGATCCACGGAGACAGTCTGCTATTCCCGATGGCGGCAACGTCTGTGAGTCGTTTCTTACTGCCCAGGACCACTACTGCGATATTTGCTCGAGGCCGTTCGACTCGATCGACGACCTCGCGAACCATGACTGTCGACGTCACCCCGAGAGTGGCTAACTCAGTCAGCACACCACTTCGGGATCGCGTTGACCATCCAGTTCAGTAGATCACGACCGCTCCTCGTCGATCAAGATGAGGTGCCCACCCCCAGTCCCCGATCGATCCGACACCGGCCGTCCCGATCACAGAGACCTGACGGCGACGTTGGGGGTGACCCACTGTGGATCCTCGAGGCGGCTCTCGAGTCTTCGGTCTACTGCTCTCAGCAGCGTTCCCAACTCTGATCACCAGCCAGCGCCAGCTCTGTCGACCAAACTACCACCGAACCCAGACATCACATGAGCACGAACCCAGACCGTCTCGCACCGACTGCACAGACGATCCAAACACTCGCCGACGAACTCGAGGC
Above is a genomic segment from Natronorubrum aibiense containing:
- a CDS encoding HalOD1 output domain-containing protein; protein product: MQTIQSLSLKIVEKIAKREGVQPVELKPPIHYAIDTDALDSLYQSSDSEKGPSKVEFRYKGYTVTVDRVGDVDVEKHAAALEPNKTVA
- a CDS encoding S1 family peptidase is translated as MRLDFEKPPISIEYLTTTPIRYIDANGGGSGFFFNQNGHTYLVTNKHVLCPELENKPTEIGIRLRDRSNFRNSNSHTISLYENGERKWFQFDTGPNGEEIDIAVLPIHPKLSTIDDLEDKSHQSGSIAFTPECIVHKNYLISNDVHIVGYPGDLVDKSTWYPIRRNAVIASAYGTLFNGSPYFLTDARMHPGTSGSPIVMSGLDPVTGGDGVPANRQKSVLLLGIHSATFYGSGLDEFQSKGDSSDCEESNPPTKYELNIGWYPELICRLIN